GAAAGACTACTACTATATTTAAGGCACTTCATTCTGAATGGATATGCTTTATGTCAGTCACTATTCAATTGCAGGCTGCTTCTGAGCAATCCTATTCAACAGCCTGGTTCCTAACACTATGTGACATCTGTATAAAATGTCTAGGCTTGATACGTGTAACACTACTGTTATTGCATAGGGCTATACAAGTAGATAATTCACTGAAACTACATTTACAACACTGCTGCTTGTTAAAACATTGTTATCAAGTAACAGTAATTTGCCAATACAGTATTTTATCGCTTTAAAAAATTTCAGCAAGTTTGCTAAAATAAAACCCCAATTTAAATGATCATCATGGGTGTAGAATGCCATGGTTATGGCTCCAAGAATATTGCTATTTTTATatcctaaaaataaatatgtaagttaATTCCTGCTAGAAAGCTTGGTTCTAACCTACTTATACCTTAAATGTGTGTTGAAAAACAGTTCTGAATGAGATTGTAATatacaaaatatttgcaaagctcTCTTTAAACGCAAGACCTTGCATAAAAGTTTTCTATTTCATGGGTGTATAAAGAATGCAGAAAACCACCAGTGAGTTGTAAAAATATTGAAAACTTGCCATTTTAAGATGCATATTCTTACAAATTAATACAAacatattgaaaagaatgaatgatAATAAAGAATCTGTACAAATCAAATGAACactaaaacataatttaaaaataaaaatagcaaagccAATTAGAAATATGCCCAGTTCAGTTGTCTTATCaaaatcaaaaatggaaaaaaaagcaaaacaaattttcaGTGCTCCTCAATATTGTACTTGGAGAGGACATTCATTCCTGTTTCAAAATAAAGTCCATCTTTGTGAAAAATTAAATGACATTCATCAATTCAGTAAAGAAGAAAACTGTAACAGCACATTGGGAAGACCTGGCTGTTTCAGAGCCCGGGTCTAACGCCCTTCACCTTGTGTGGGAATCAGTCATGTTTCCTGACAGGACAACCCTCATGAAAATGGCTGCTCtagctttcctttttattattattattttttggtctTTTACATAATATAGTAGTTCTTTAAATAGTTTTCAGTATAAAGACTAAAGGATGCTAGAAGGATACTGTATCTTTAAGGCAGTCCCAATGAAtcaatacatttataaaatgaaagagaagatggattcctgtctctttctctctccttactTTCTCATTGTCTTCTTCTGGTTACTTCCCATTCTCTCagttaaattttacatttaatttccAAGGAAGTCACAGGCATAAAAATCTCAAATCAAGTTTTCCCCTGAATAAAAATGGACAGGCATGTCTGATGCAAACTCCTCTTGCTTGCTCAGAAAGCTAAAGTCTGTGGCAAATTCAGTTCACAGATACAGCACACTTACTGTACAATACTTTGGAGGCATTTGTAGTTGTAAAATAGAATATACAAGTCCGTTTcacaaaattctaaaaataaaacatatcctGGGCTATCCATAAAGCATGAAAAAAATTCCATATTAAAGGAAAATTATCAAGAAAACCCCTTCAGGTAAATTATTAAATCTACAGATCAAGATAAGAAGCAGTCTGTGAGGACACAAGGGCAGGCAGGACTGGCTAGCAAGCATGTTCCGTTTCTTCCATGCTCATACTGCTCCGACGGCTGCTTGTTTTGGAAGCTCCAGGAGACACTGACGAGAGGAGTGGATCTGTCACGCCTGCGGGAGAAAGCGTGTCGTCCATCAGGATGTCTTCCAGTTTGGATCCCATCTTGGTCGGGACACCGTAGGCTTGGCTGCTCTCGGTCCCAGTCCCGAGGCTGTTGTTGAAGGTGATGGTGCCATCTGTGAGATCAAGGGTTGTGGGACAAGTGAGGTCTGCATGGCGCTGCAGGAGTTCCTGGTTGCAGTTCTCCAGAACAGGTTCTTGCTTGATGATCCGATTCACCAAATCTGGAGAGCAGAGACCCGTGGACGGAATGAGGGAAATCCCATGCGCCCGAGCCTGCATTTCAAGTTCctgcaatcaaaataaaagtCAGACCCTGAAATAGGCAGGGCAGAGAAATAACTCTATACTATCCGGTCATGATGGATATGTGTACGAGACATTTGTCCAAACCTACACGGTGTACTATACCAAAGGTGAATGCTGACTGGATGGAGTGTGGAAAATAGGCACCAAAGCACAGTCAGATAAAAGCGGTTTGTTCTGGTGTTCCAATGCATAGGAGGGCAATTTTAGTTCCCAATCATGTATTATATGCTGTGTAGAAGtgttattgggcctggcagcgtggcctagcggctaaagtcctcgccttgaacacgccaggatcccatatgggcaccagttctaatcccggtggctccacttcccatccagctccctgcttgtggcctgggaaagcagttgaggacagcccaatgcattgggaccctgcacctgcgtgggagacccggaagagctcctggctcctggcttcagattagctcagctccagccattgcagccacttgaagagtgaatcatcggatggaagatcttcctctctgtctctcctcctctctgtatatctgactttgtaataaaataaataaatattaaaagaaagaagtgttatacattcaataaaattttaaacacatttttaaagatgatgGACTTTTGGAGGATATCAaaatgtcagtgggtattaacaCATACCTTTCTGATGAGAGATGTTGCTTGCATCCTAAGATGCATGTGTAGGGATAAGAGGTGTATAGGAAATCTCTGTAGATTCCAATCCATTTTGCTATGAACCTAAAACTGCCCTTAAGAGAATTCTACCACAAAAAAAAGCTTCAGCTACTTGGaggaaaaacaataaatgctcaaaatgaaaaaaaagcttaaaaaatttcttttaattaataTACTCTGAACTTCCCAGGAGTATTGAAAGTACACAGATATGAATAACtccaatgaagaaaaatgaagaaatataaaaataaaaattttaattgtgaATTGACGTAAGGAAAATAGTAAGTAAATAATAATACTGTTCCAGGGCCTCCAAACTGTGCAGTTTAACTTCAATGTGCAACAATCAACTCATAGGCCATTGGGAGAAATTTTGAGATTTAAGGAGAACTACTAAATTTTTTAAGAACTATTAAATTTAAGAATGGTTTTCAGTTTCAGCAAAGGAGATTATGCCACATATTTTCTGATCACACAGTATTGTAAAGCTGGGACTCTGGACATTGCTGTGATTTAAAAATGCGACCCTGTGAATATCAACAGACACTGGGAAACATGAGTGGTAATATACAATCTGATTTACAGTGTTAAAAGCTGTGCAGTGCTTAAAAGTCATACATGTCCTAATAAGTAATGgagttatttaaaatgaaaattaacctggtggttaagatgcctttGTCCCATAGTTTGTGATGTCAATTTCCTACTCATGCAGGCCCTGGGAAGCAATGGCAAGGTCAAGTAATTTGgtttctaccacccatgtgggagacctggactgcattTGAACACCCAGTATAATCCTGGCTACTgggtgcatttggggagtgatataGTAGACACAAGCCTTTTCTTCGTCTTTCTGCCCCTCAGATAGatgcaaatttaaaaaccaaaaataaatagaaaatattaaatatagtggggccagcacaatggctcaattggctaattttccATCTAcattgccagcattccatatgggtgctggtttgagtcccagctgctacactttccatccagctccctatttgtagcctgggaaagcagtggaggatggggtcaaagccttgggaccctgcagagcATGCAGGGGACCCCATACCCatgttgaagacctggaagaggctcctggctcctggcttcagaatggctcagctcagaccattgcagccattaaggacatgaaccagaggatggaggatctttctctcatctcaccttctctctttaaaagctgcctttccaatgcaaataaataattttaaaaaataggaagtaTGCTAATGAAACaatggaatttaaagaaaaagcttCGTCTTTAACaaaacttatctgaaaggcagatgagTTAGAGATGGATCgtccatttgccagttcactccaAATGCATGTAACAGCTAacactggcccaggctgaagccaggagcctgtaactccagGCAGGtgtcccacctgagtggcagcaaCCCAATGCACATGAACCATCATTACCCAGGGTGCACTTTAGTAACGGGCTAGAAGTAGACTCagtgccaggacatgaacccaggcgCCCTGCTGTGGAACATGGGCATCCACAAAAGTGTCTCAGCCACTGTACCAAGTACCCTCAGCCCCCATtaagaaatgactttaaaaattagactgaaataaaaatcccatttttctttccatttacatggtttttttttcccacatgcCTACTAAATGTTTAGGACCTGATACCTAATAAGTTATTTTGACCTGATGAGAATAGGTGAAAAGTACTAAGACATGAATGGTGTCATGTACTAAAAATATCTGGGTAGTGATGGCAAAAGGCGAGAAGGTTTCATGTAAATAACTGAAGTATTAGAAACATCATTTAACTCAACTTACCATGACAGAAACAAAttacttaaaatttgttttcagcaAATTCTCATTGACACAATGAATAATTCTTTCTCATATATTCTTCAAACATTTTCTTACTGTGGGCTGAAATGTGACTGTTTCACTTCAAATTCTTGGGTTGAAGTCCTAACCTTTAGTACTATGGGATGTGACTGTATCTAGAGAAAGGATCTTTATAGAGGTAATCAGGTTAAGGTGCGGGTTATAAGGGTGGGTCCTAATCCCACAGTACCAGTGTTTTTAAAGAAGAGGATACTGGGATCCAGACACACAGAGGGACGGTCTTGTGATAATCCAGGAGGAAATCAATGAAGACAAGCCCAGGAGGGAGGTCAAAATTACCTTCTGTTGTTTAATGCACACAGTTACGGTAGCGGTCACTGCAATATACTTCTCAAATCTTGGTGACTCCCCTACTACATCAGTTCAAACACTTTGACAGCAAACTGCTATGGTTTGACTGTGGCCCTTATAACACTGGAGTTGGCCCCTAACaccttattttaattatattgatgGTGGAAACAATGAAATTATGTTAGCTGGAGGTGGGatctttggggagtgagttggTCTGGTCATTAGGACACAGCCCCTGTGATTAAATCATGGTAGCTTTATAAGAGACCATAGAGACACAGATATTCCATTTCTTATCACCATAGTGATGCTCTGTTCAGTGTTATGCCAAGAATGGTGTCGCTAGAGGCTCACCCAATCTGCTGGGTCTGTGACCCTTCAGAACCACCGgccaaaataaactatttttctttataaGTTAGGCTGCTTccgatatatttttttaaatagttgtaCAAAGCTAACATGTAAgttctttcctgttttgtttcctttctgagTATCCCTGGATATCCTTAAAATGAACTACAGTCACCTCAGCTGATCCTGGTAGGCATCCCTCCTCTACGTGCCAATGCCAGCTTTACTGTGATGGGATGATATATGGTCATAATATAAAAAATTACAGCAACATTGTCAGAGAAGGAAAGTATTTTCCACATGATATGACCTATCAACCTTTGCCCACAGGCCTATACAAAAGTGTGCTCCCACAAGTTAGACTTAGTCTATATTAAAAGCTGCTGGATCTACAAGATTTTTCTCTTGTACTAGATACAAGTAAGAGACGGGAGCCTGGGGTGTCCCGCAGTGTTTGTTATGTTCCTTTAGACAACCTCCAGAGACACAAGTCTCTCCAGGCATAATTTTAAAGCCCCGGGCTGTTTAAGAAAATGGCAGTTCCATTAAATATTAAGGTTTCATGCTCTTTCTTCTGTAAAAATTTTTGCATGCATCACTTAGAGTGAAAATGAAAGGAAGCCCTTAGGCCTGTGCTGAAAACCTGGACTGTTCGTAGGTCTATGGCTACGTGCTAATCAGAACTGCACCTCCACACGTGCAGtttgtctttttggaaaaaaaaaattaatttggacTAAGACAAATATCTTACTCAAATCCTTTGTTCCTGAATTAAAATCATGATCACTGAATTAAGGTAtttcttagatttcttttttttttttttatgtatagaTCTTTACCAATGAGACAAAATCGAGAATAAACTCTCACATTTATAGTCAACTGGCTTCCAATTAGCATCTCAAAATGCTAGAGTAAAGAATAGTCCTCTCAAAAAATACTGCTGGTACAACTTATATTCACACATAAAGAAATGAAGCTGGATTCCCACCTTGCACCATATAAAATTTTTCACTGAAAATTGTTCCAAGATACAAATACAAGAATTAGAACTATGCAATTCAAAGAAAACATAGGTATAAATCCTTGTGACCTTGGATtataacttctttcttttttttttttgtaaagattttattgttttttttgtttgtttgtttgtttgttttttttagatttctaaCTTAAGTGATAAATTCTATCTAGAGAACTCTGGCTTCATTCTGTCACAGAATTTTTCCAACTGAAGATGTTTCTATGATGTGCAGAAGTTTCCAAAGGTGGCCTCAAGAATACTGAATGAAATTCAAGATATCACCATGGAGTTTCCAATGCACATATTTCACAATATTCAAATCtcacatgcatgtacatgtttggAACTATAAAAAATCCTAGAATCTCTCtcaaaatatttgtaatatttgtaTAAGGAAACAACACAGCAGAAGCCGCTTTAATAAATGAGTATACAAAGTGCAAGAGCTTAAATATCTGTGGCTCCTCATTAAAGCAATGAGATGTAAACAAAAAAGCCAAAAGAGGAAGGTTTTTCGATTACACAGAAACTTCAGTTCACTAGTTAGACTCTAAAAAGGCACTCCCCAGAGAAGAGCTGCCCTCCGTCTCCCCACTCCACGTTCTCCAATTATGAAGGAGCATTTGAAAGATTGTTGATCATCACTATAAATAAAGCACTGTGTTCACTAAGTACAAAGTCCAGATGAAAACTATCAgggcgggcccagcagcgtggcctagtggctaaagtcctcgcttcaaacacgccgggatcccatatgggcaccggttctaagcccggcagctccactgcccatccagctccccgcttgtggcctgggaaagcagtcgaggacagcccaaagccttgggaccctgcacctgcgtgggagacctggaggaggttcctggctcctggctgctggctacggatcagcacagcactggctgttgcggtcacttggggagtgaatcatcagacagaagatcttcctctctgtctctcctcctctctgtatatctgactttccaacaaaaataaaaataaattttaaaaaaaagaaaactatcagGGAAACATCATAGTATCCAAAGTATCATACTTTTCATTTCCATTCTCTAAAGTAACTCCATAGATACTTGCATTGGAAACCTGAAAACACTTCTTGCTCTATAACAAAATTTGGTTCCATCAGGTCCACCTGACCAACaacattatgcttttttttttttttttcaggatttagaGGCGGAATGATAGAGAGCAAGCTCCTGTTCACCTGCAAATGCTCCCTTGCCTAGGCTGTGCagggtctaaagccaggagctaggagcttattCCAAGTCTCCTATGGATGGGAGGGGGTCAACGACTGTGCTAAATCACCAATGAAAGCACAACAAATTTGGATCGTGTGACACTTCACAAACCATGAAATGAGCACTTTATATTTGTAAGAGCTGAAACAAAAAGGCGAATCCAGATTTGTTCAACTTTTGTTGGAAACAAACACAGTATGGGCAAGTCAAACATGCCACCCTGCACATGTTTTAGAATGATGGTCAGAGTGCTAAGAGTACTGATTTGCAGGGACCGGACAACAGGGATAGCGTGTTACAGACACATTTTTTACAAGTTGGCAAATTCACAGATAGGGAATCCAGGAATAATAAGGATCATCTGCAGTAGCAGCATGAAGGTCAACTCCCTTATGGTTCATTATATTCTTCCTCCTCCCATCTGGAAGTCAGCAATGTGTGGTAAACGTGACCTAAGACACGCCAGGTACCTGAATTCTGAGCAACAAATGCCGGTTAGCGTGCTCCAATTTCTTCTGTCTGTTTTCAAGTTCTTTTGCTCGCTGCTGTTCTCGTTGCAATTTTCGGATATAGTCAACAGATGCTTTTAAAATGGTTCCCTTGTTCCAGCGCATGTCTCTGTGatgaaaatggagaaaatggacttttatttttttttcagatttgaagCGCTATGGAAATATTCAAGGAATTTTCAAAAAGATGCAGTCACAGTTTTTAACGATATAATAACAATTGTACAGTAGTAACAACCATCACTCATTGAGCACTTGCTGCATGTTGGCTACTGTTGACCCACTTTGTGTACAGTATTATGCTTAACACAAAACCTGGTGTTGTGTGGACATAAAGGCATGTCAACAAAGAGTCAGATCAACTTGCCCTCGGCCATGGAGCTACTATAAGGTGGAATATCAAGACTTACATTTGGGTCTGCTGATCACAAAGTCAGTGTTCTTAAACAGTAGTTATGGTTATTATctaatttctctctgtatctgaaatAGTTATTATCTAATCTCTCTGTTTTATCTGCTTTCCTCATCTCTAAGACAGTGAAGCTATGTGTCTATGGGGAAACTCATAAGCATGTTGCTGTTCACTAGGCACTTTATGGGAATGTTCTATATAAAGTTTGGAACACAGTTCAAATATTGCAGCAGGTACTACGTTAAGGGCCCAACATAAAAGTGATTGCAGTAGTATTACTGATTAGCTATATTCAGCAGCATTTATGATGTACCTATTTCTTTTTAGTCATTTCAATTCATTCAATCTTGGCAAACTCAAAGGGTAAAAACTATAATCGTGCCCATTTTACTGGCTAGAAACTAAAGCACACAGAGATTAAGTGATTTCCCAAGGTTGCAGAGGTAGCGGCAGAGCCAAGAAACCTGGAGAACCTAGCTAGCTACACATACCCTGTCAATTGCTATACAACTAGACCAGGCAGGCATATTCTGATGACCTTCCTCCACCTCCAATTTCAGCAGGGGAGAATCAAATGAAGCAGACGAATATAAGTGTCCCCAAGCTCCCACACCTGGTTAGAGAATATCTGGGAATTCCGACCCAAATTCCTACCCAAGAATGCTTCTCAATTCTTAACCAGTGTATctataatgtatttatatatgagaAAATGAAGGACACCATCAAAATGTAGGTGAAAGGCTTTAGAACACtcaaaaaatcataaatatatttCCATGTTATTctaatctgaatttttaaagacaATCTTCATAAAAATGATGACAATAGCAATGatgaaaacaaaaagcatttaCTTATAGAAAATCATCTATCCTGTAATCTATAACTGCTAAGAGAAGATTGGAAGTATCCTATGGGACATGTAAATGACAGGTCATTAAAACAACTCACCAGGTAACTGAACCTCGTATGGGTTAGATgcagaacaaaacagaaattctcccatgaggtgggggtggagtgggTTATGACAGTCCCCTGAGAATTTTCTGGTGTTAGTCTCTGGGGTTCCTGTACCAAAGATGCCAACTCAGGGAGCTGTCTTGAGATACCCAGGGTTAGCTAATGTTCAGAACTGAAATCAAAGTgcagaaaccagcagccagagagAAATGGAATTATAGTGAATGATGCTTCATCCAGGCTAATAAAGTGAGCAGTCAGTCTAGAAACATTCAAATAGCCAGCCATTCAgtatgcgtgcatgtgtgtgtgtgtgcgtgtgtgtgtgtgcgcgtgtgtgtgtatactttgaGAGGCATCAAgacagaagagacaaaggaagtggaaggaaagggagaaaggaatgAAGAGCGAATGAGGCAGACAGgaaaacaagaagagagagaggagacaaagtGGGTAAAGAGAGAAACATGGGCTCCCTTGTGgtacttcattccccaaaatgcctCCAATGGCCTAGGTTGTACTGGGCtaaggctgaaactaggagccaggaactcactattacatgggtggcaagaactcaatcACTTGAGCTATTGCTGCTACCTCCCGGATCTGCAtcagcagagagaggacagagctgGGTTTTGAGCCAGATCCTGTGAAATGGGAACACAGGTATCTCAACTAGTATCTTATCTGTCAGGCTAAATGTCTGCCTTAGCCACTGCTTTTAATCGATTATCCTGGATTTTCCATCCTCATGAGAGCAAATGAATCCATTTACTTTTGGTTTTAAAGAAAGCGTTTTCAaagttttgcttgtttgtgtttTGTAATGAGAGGgacactttttatttttcatatgccTAAGTTAACACAGTTGCTGATATATAAAATTCAGAAAAGCAGGTTTACTCTGTGAGAACACATGGTAAAGGGCCAAGACCCTCATCAGTCAGAAAGTGTTTTGCTAGCAGCCCCAAGGTACATTGGGGAAACCTGGTGTGGGAAAATCA
This Ochotona princeps isolate mOchPri1 chromosome 21, mOchPri1.hap1, whole genome shotgun sequence DNA region includes the following protein-coding sequences:
- the MITF gene encoding microphthalmia-associated transcription factor isoform X8 — its product is MSCHRCRGAAHPTAPWLCSHLTPTVKKRDFINLKSKTGRRASAQMDDVIDDIISLESSYNEEILGLMDPALQMANTLPVSGNLIDLYGNQGLPPPGLTISNSCPANLPNIKRELTACIFPTESEARALAKERQKKDNHNLIERRRRFNINDRIKELGTLIPKSNDPDMRWNKGTILKASVDYIRKLQREQQRAKELENRQKKLEHANRHLLLRIQELEMQARAHGISLIPSTGLCSPDLVNRIIKQEPVLENCNQELLQRHADLTCPTTLDLTDGTITFNNSLGTGTESSQAYGVPTKMGSKLEDILMDDTLSPAGVTDPLLSSVSPGASKTSSRRSSMSMEETEHAC